One window of the Brevibacterium limosum genome contains the following:
- a CDS encoding DUF3093 domain-containing protein, with translation MATTQSGTHVVYQEKVRPSIGMWILVVVAAASTALMVMPVWQLGTIILPVVSFILFAWWLNSLTLTIIVTERQLFVGEAHIDRTFVPSAVAFDGEEARRARGVDLDARAFLKIRPWAKSVVRIDLDDDSDPTPYWLVSSRHPHKLAAALST, from the coding sequence ATGGCAACAACTCAATCCGGAACCCACGTGGTCTATCAGGAGAAGGTCCGCCCCTCGATCGGCATGTGGATCCTCGTCGTAGTGGCGGCGGCGTCGACAGCGCTCATGGTCATGCCCGTCTGGCAGCTCGGCACCATCATCCTTCCAGTCGTCAGCTTCATCCTCTTCGCCTGGTGGCTGAACTCGCTGACGCTGACGATCATCGTCACCGAACGTCAGCTGTTCGTCGGCGAGGCTCATATCGACCGCACATTCGTCCCGAGCGCGGTTGCCTTCGACGGCGAGGAGGCCCGCCGGGCCCGCGGTGTCGACCTCGACGCTCGTGCCTTCCTCAAGATCCGCCCGTGGGCGAAGTCCGTCGTCCGCATCGACCTCGACGATGATTCCGACCCCACCCCGTACTGGCTCGTGTCCTCGCGGCACCCGCACAAGCTCGCAGCCGCCCTCAGCACCTGA
- a CDS encoding OB-fold nucleic acid binding domain-containing protein: MRNLIPRLVRDFGSREAEARADLRLVSQIPGVIPVEELEARKTARIAGVVSATTQSCSADSPRLDITVADGTGEARAQFLGRREISGIRPGSLIVLEGRFCGKDGVLTAHNPVYELLQTRDDSDD, encoded by the coding sequence ATGCGGAACCTCATTCCCCGCCTCGTGCGCGACTTCGGATCCCGTGAGGCCGAGGCCCGGGCCGATCTGCGTCTGGTCAGCCAGATCCCGGGAGTCATTCCGGTCGAAGAGCTCGAAGCGCGCAAGACTGCACGCATCGCCGGAGTCGTGTCCGCGACCACTCAGTCGTGCAGCGCCGACAGCCCGCGCCTCGACATCACCGTCGCCGACGGCACCGGCGAAGCCCGTGCCCAGTTCCTCGGACGCAGGGAGATCAGCGGCATCCGTCCCGGATCCCTCATCGTCCTCGAGGGACGATTCTGCGGCAAAGACGGAGTCCTCACCGCACACAACCCCGTCTACGAACTGCTGCAGACGCGCGACGACTCAGACGACTGA
- a CDS encoding potassium channel family protein produces MRVIIAGAGSVGRSVARELLDKDHSVLLIDQSKEALGHERIPGAEWLLSDACELAGLAEAGLEDADVVVAATGDDKTNLVLSLLAKTEFGVPRTVSRVNNPKNEWLFDDNWGVDVAVSTPRLMTALVEEAVEVGGLVHLMSFERGQAGLLEFTVHENAELVAERVGGITFPLDTVLVAIIRNSRAFAPSADDVIEAGDELFFLSSPDQEPELLALLQETTTADNADG; encoded by the coding sequence ATGAGGGTCATCATCGCCGGAGCCGGCTCCGTCGGACGTTCGGTGGCCAGGGAGCTGCTGGACAAGGACCATTCGGTCCTGCTCATCGACCAGAGCAAAGAGGCCTTGGGCCATGAGCGCATTCCGGGCGCCGAATGGCTGCTCTCCGATGCCTGCGAACTCGCCGGTCTCGCCGAGGCGGGGCTGGAGGACGCCGATGTCGTCGTGGCCGCGACGGGAGACGACAAGACCAATCTGGTGCTGTCCCTGTTGGCCAAGACCGAATTCGGGGTGCCGCGGACGGTGTCGCGAGTGAATAATCCGAAGAACGAATGGCTCTTCGACGACAACTGGGGCGTCGACGTCGCCGTCTCCACCCCACGTCTGATGACGGCACTCGTCGAGGAGGCCGTGGAGGTCGGCGGTCTGGTCCATCTCATGAGCTTCGAACGCGGTCAGGCAGGTCTGCTCGAGTTCACTGTGCACGAGAACGCCGAACTCGTGGCCGAACGCGTCGGCGGGATCACCTTCCCGCTCGATACGGTGCTGGTGGCCATCATCCGCAACTCGCGGGCGTTCGCCCCGAGTGCCGATGATGTCATCGAAGCCGGAGACGAACTGTTCTTCCTCTCCTCCCCCGATCAGGAGCCGGAGCTGCTGGCGCTGCTGCAGGAGACGACGACGGCAGACAACGCCGACGGCTGA
- a CDS encoding DUF3710 domain-containing protein — MGLFSRFKKSTPTTDDDVRTDDELADDDELETQDAAAEADDREDDDADVDDAESGDDDAESDDDLDDEEALLEKSAPFDRSEKGPFDISEEYPEHDRLDLGALRVPVVDGMQVRLDTDDDSQRVLAVTLVHDGGGIQLQAFATPRSEGLWNTVRRQLAESVTKQGGESTELHTSLGKELAIEVPAKTESGRPGKRAMRFAGIDGPRWFVRAVFSGKAVTDDGVRAELSALFRGVVVDRGDEAMAPRELIALTAPQVDQDETEEKDEDELNPFERGPEITEIR; from the coding sequence ATGGGACTGTTCTCCCGGTTCAAGAAATCCACACCGACGACCGATGACGACGTCCGCACCGACGACGAACTCGCCGACGATGATGAGCTCGAGACTCAGGACGCAGCCGCCGAGGCTGACGATCGTGAGGACGATGACGCCGATGTCGACGACGCGGAGTCCGGTGACGATGACGCGGAGTCCGATGACGACCTCGACGACGAAGAGGCGCTGCTGGAGAAATCCGCTCCCTTCGACCGGTCCGAGAAAGGCCCGTTCGACATCTCCGAGGAGTATCCGGAACATGACCGCCTCGACCTCGGCGCACTCAGAGTGCCCGTCGTCGACGGAATGCAGGTGCGTCTGGACACGGACGATGATTCCCAGCGCGTTCTGGCCGTGACCCTCGTCCACGACGGCGGAGGCATCCAGCTGCAGGCATTCGCGACACCACGGTCGGAAGGACTGTGGAACACGGTGCGTCGACAGCTCGCTGAATCCGTGACGAAGCAGGGCGGCGAATCGACCGAGCTGCACACTTCGCTCGGCAAGGAACTGGCCATCGAGGTTCCGGCGAAGACGGAATCCGGTCGCCCCGGCAAACGCGCCATGCGCTTCGCCGGCATCGACGGCCCCCGCTGGTTCGTCCGCGCGGTGTTCTCCGGAAAGGCCGTGACCGATGACGGGGTGCGTGCCGAACTCTCCGCGCTCTTCCGCGGAGTCGTCGTCGACCGCGGTGACGAAGCCATGGCTCCGCGCGAGCTCATTGCGCTGACCGCACCGCAGGTCGACCAGGACGAGACGGAGGAGAAGGACGAGGACGAGCTCAACCCGTTCGAGCGCGGCCCCGAGATCACAGAGATCCGCTGA
- a CDS encoding DUF4193 domain-containing protein, with protein MATDYDAPRKQDDEIKSDSIEQLKAQRSQDQASKIDEDETAVAEGFELPGADLSNEELSVRVLPKQNDEFTCMECFLVRHRSQLATEEGGVPICTDCAG; from the coding sequence ATGGCAACAGACTACGACGCACCTCGCAAGCAAGACGATGAGATCAAAAGCGATTCGATCGAGCAGCTGAAGGCCCAGCGTTCCCAGGACCAGGCGAGCAAGATCGACGAAGACGAGACTGCAGTAGCCGAAGGCTTCGAACTTCCCGGTGCGGACCTGTCGAACGAAGAGCTCTCCGTTCGGGTCCTGCCCAAGCAGAACGACGAGTTCACCTGCATGGAGTGCTTCTTGGTCCGCCATCGTTCGCAGCTTGCGACCGAAGAAGGCGGTGTCCCGATCTGCACGGACTGTGCAGGCTGA
- a CDS encoding ferrochelatase, with amino-acid sequence MNTTAPIDALVLMSFGGPEAPEEVVPFLRNVTAGRGIPEERLEEVGEHYFGFGGKSPINDQNKALLAALRAELDRRDIETPLIWGNRNWDPYLTDEVRSLAADGATQFLSIDTSAYSSYSSCRQYREDFAKTIDTLKDEGLTVSIDKIRQFYNHPGYADACADRLSEGLADFRAQAGQLDAAEHRILFVTHSIPNVMQDASEVTTNGYRAQHEELIDHLMGRVDEADRVPSELVYCSRSGSPEVPWLEPDVNDRMTELAEEGVTGVVLVPIGFISDHMEVAFDLDTEAKETAAELGLDFTRVGTVGTHDAFVRGLVDLIEERVAQLRGEDVDAPALPGTKALVPGSGACSIDCCRGRIERATYPNWIVAN; translated from the coding sequence GTGAATACGACTGCACCCATCGACGCCCTGGTCCTCATGTCTTTCGGAGGACCGGAGGCCCCAGAAGAAGTGGTTCCATTCCTTCGCAACGTCACCGCCGGCCGCGGGATTCCCGAGGAGCGGCTCGAGGAGGTGGGGGAGCACTATTTCGGCTTCGGAGGCAAGTCGCCGATCAACGATCAGAACAAGGCTCTGCTGGCCGCGCTGCGTGCCGAACTCGATCGCCGCGACATCGAGACTCCGTTGATCTGGGGCAACCGCAACTGGGACCCCTATCTCACCGATGAGGTCCGCAGCCTGGCCGCAGACGGTGCCACGCAGTTCCTCTCGATCGACACCTCCGCCTACTCGTCGTATTCCTCGTGCCGTCAGTACCGCGAAGACTTCGCGAAGACGATCGACACGCTCAAGGACGAGGGCCTCACAGTCTCGATCGACAAGATCCGTCAGTTCTACAACCACCCCGGATACGCCGACGCCTGTGCCGACCGCCTGAGCGAAGGCCTCGCCGATTTCCGGGCCCAGGCCGGACAGCTCGACGCGGCCGAGCACCGGATCCTCTTCGTCACCCACTCGATCCCGAACGTCATGCAGGACGCCTCCGAGGTGACCACCAACGGCTACCGTGCCCAGCACGAAGAGCTCATCGACCACCTCATGGGGCGTGTGGACGAAGCGGATCGTGTTCCCTCCGAGCTCGTCTACTGCTCGCGTTCGGGTTCGCCCGAGGTGCCGTGGCTCGAACCCGATGTCAATGACCGGATGACCGAACTCGCCGAGGAAGGGGTGACCGGTGTCGTGCTCGTGCCCATCGGATTCATCTCCGACCATATGGAGGTCGCCTTCGACCTCGACACCGAGGCGAAGGAGACCGCCGCAGAGCTCGGTCTCGACTTCACCCGGGTCGGCACCGTCGGCACTCACGATGCCTTCGTCAGGGGGCTCGTCGACCTCATCGAGGAGCGTGTCGCTCAGCTGCGCGGAGAAGACGTCGACGCTCCCGCCCTGCCCGGAACGAAGGCCCTGGTGCCCGGCAGCGGAGCCTGCAGCATCGACTGCTGCCGCGGCCGCATCGAACGTGCGACCTACCCGAACTGGATCGTCGCGAACTGA
- a CDS encoding potassium channel family protein: MHFVIMGCGRVGASLAKALDANGHSVAVVDRDPDAFLKLGRDFSGSTITGVGFDRETLSQAKTSEAFAFAAVSSGDNSNILAARVARETFGVSNVAARIYDPDRAQVFERLGIPTVPTVRWTAEQVMRKLVPQGSITEYREPSGNLVLAEVHLDPGWVARPIKEIETRTKARVAYVTRLSEGIVAHDDLLLQDGDLVHLMAPVDRLGEIERILDQPVRTVEEEE; the protein is encoded by the coding sequence ATGCACTTCGTGATTATGGGCTGCGGCCGAGTCGGGGCTTCCCTGGCCAAGGCCCTTGATGCGAATGGGCATTCCGTCGCCGTCGTCGACCGGGACCCCGACGCGTTCCTCAAACTCGGTCGGGATTTCAGCGGCTCGACGATCACGGGAGTCGGTTTCGACCGCGAGACCCTGTCCCAGGCGAAGACCTCCGAGGCCTTCGCCTTTGCAGCGGTCTCGAGCGGTGACAACTCGAATATCCTCGCCGCGCGTGTCGCCCGTGAGACCTTCGGCGTGAGCAATGTCGCCGCCCGCATCTACGATCCCGACCGGGCTCAGGTCTTCGAACGCCTCGGCATCCCCACCGTGCCCACGGTGCGATGGACGGCCGAGCAGGTGATGCGCAAGCTCGTCCCACAGGGGTCGATCACCGAATACCGCGAGCCTTCGGGCAACCTCGTCCTCGCCGAGGTGCATCTGGATCCCGGGTGGGTGGCACGTCCGATCAAGGAGATCGAAACACGGACCAAGGCCCGGGTCGCCTATGTCACCCGCCTGTCCGAGGGCATCGTCGCCCACGATGATCTGCTCCTCCAGGACGGGGACCTCGTTCATCTCATGGCTCCGGTCGACCGCCTCGGCGAGATCGAACGGATCCTCGATCAGCCCGTGCGCACCGTGGAGGAAGAAGAATGA
- the dut gene encoding dUTP diphosphatase, translated as MTETLKINLQLLDASMSAPAYAHASDAGADLRSTIDFVLEPFERRVVPTGIAIALPEGYAGFVHPRSGLSSKHGVTVVNAPGTIDAGYRGEIKVPLINLDAKTPLRVVRGDRIAQLVIQAIAHADFDIIESLDDSTRGAGGFGSTGGFDAGLSEKEK; from the coding sequence GTGACGGAAACCCTGAAGATCAACCTCCAGCTCCTCGACGCGAGCATGAGCGCACCCGCCTACGCGCATGCGAGCGACGCCGGCGCGGACCTGCGTTCGACGATCGACTTCGTCCTCGAACCCTTCGAACGCCGCGTCGTGCCCACCGGAATCGCGATCGCGCTGCCGGAGGGCTATGCCGGCTTCGTCCACCCGCGGTCGGGACTGTCGAGCAAGCACGGGGTCACCGTCGTCAATGCGCCGGGCACCATCGATGCCGGCTATCGCGGCGAGATCAAGGTGCCGCTGATCAACCTCGACGCGAAGACACCGCTGCGCGTCGTCCGCGGCGACCGCATCGCCCAACTCGTGATCCAGGCGATCGCCCACGCCGACTTCGACATCATCGAATCCCTTGACGACAGCACCCGCGGTGCCGGGGGATTCGGATCGACCGGCGGATTCGACGCCGGTCTCAGCGAAAAGGAGAAGTGA
- the cydC gene encoding thiol reductant ABC exporter subunit CydC, with product MSSPLSILLELPTGRRGFALSVFSALCRAVGIVLIAEALVRAIIGHSTPGLWLVLGALGALLRGGGLWLDRGLGTSLAAESKRGLRSSILSGLLRGQGRPRTNAAVTVTRGIDDLDDYFTTVVPALTAAAVVPIVLLARIVFSDVLSAVIIAVCLPLVPMFMVLIGRYTAESTSETMAALERLSDHLAELAEGLPVLIGLGRSRDHARRLRELGERYHQANLSTLRIAFLSSLALELIATISVALVAVVIGLRLVNGTMDLSDGLLVLLIAPECFIPLRELGAGYHASENGREARGRAQALLSETQPADEATTVETGPDTAGRPGDQQVHYADGTLITWSGTIDTRPGVTTISGRSGSGKTTVLSALVGSLPADAHTTVAPVTAAYVPQAPRMFAETTGTELALFGLDEDRARTALSAAGLPTDLQVQTAALSPGQQRRLALVRVLHRLGEGAEVLVLDEPTAHLDADNADIVIAMIAEAAATHRVILASHDEQVRALADTEIRPEKIRTEAVGIADSAASAPTAAADQGRADPAEGPVAGTWEEAPASEARAGSGDEPRTRSVTERQSDVEKQQSAGETWTSALRRRWSILYSSLPLFTSTMLVAALTACASSLAAIALTAVSAWLIVEASYQPPIMLLMVAIVGVRFFGLSRSVLLYVSRLRLHSAIFSALTRLRTRLWMHFERVGMSDRRLLTSDSALRAMVADADDVRDLVPRTLFPPLVSVMVVIGVSITAALLDSGSLGWFVLVGALNLVIVPILAVRAESRLACGIRNDRNGILSVLTRALHAKDDLRTNRIDTRVLDLLAGLENDLEAKQKASARNFGLAQLWLQLNTFVTAVILAATTDAPTEIVAVLSLMALGLGEVFASALEAFRQMPGLGAALDCLPTPDMSPGRDSHGVGFDADATAPAAEDSTRGPSDATELDGVRSLEFDSITVGWDDRPVVAGLDLRAERGGWTVLCGDSGTGKTTSLSVLLRFLDPWSGRYSARDRNGTGHDMLTRSPADLVGRIAWCPQEAHVFRSTVRGNLALAQPTVPGDDEMISALRAAGLSDWADAEGLDRWVGDRGAEISGGQRQRLAVARTLLTGADVIVLDEPTAHLDDETAHLLIGDLRGNLNDRTVVMVTHDRRLITDGDEVVDLGTRIPGAEHSGV from the coding sequence GTGAGCTCCCCCCTGTCGATTCTGCTCGAACTGCCCACCGGTCGGCGGGGGTTCGCGCTCTCAGTGTTCTCCGCCCTGTGCCGGGCGGTGGGAATCGTCCTCATCGCCGAAGCCCTGGTGCGAGCCATCATCGGCCACAGCACGCCCGGACTGTGGCTGGTCCTCGGAGCCCTCGGCGCCTTGCTGCGCGGCGGTGGTCTCTGGCTCGACCGGGGTCTGGGCACCTCTCTGGCCGCCGAATCGAAACGCGGTCTGCGCTCCTCGATCCTCTCGGGTCTGCTGCGCGGTCAGGGACGGCCGCGGACGAACGCGGCAGTGACGGTCACACGGGGAATCGACGATCTCGACGACTATTTCACCACGGTGGTGCCGGCCCTGACCGCAGCCGCAGTCGTGCCCATCGTGCTGCTGGCGCGCATCGTCTTCAGCGATGTGCTCTCCGCCGTCATCATCGCGGTGTGCCTGCCGCTGGTGCCGATGTTCATGGTGCTCATCGGCCGCTACACGGCAGAGTCGACCTCGGAGACGATGGCCGCTCTGGAGCGACTCTCGGACCATCTGGCCGAACTCGCCGAGGGGCTTCCCGTCCTCATCGGTCTCGGGCGCTCACGCGACCATGCCCGCCGACTGCGCGAGTTGGGGGAGCGTTACCATCAGGCGAACCTGTCCACGCTGCGCATCGCCTTCCTCTCCAGCCTGGCTCTCGAACTCATCGCCACGATCTCGGTGGCGCTCGTGGCCGTGGTCATCGGTCTGCGTCTGGTGAACGGGACGATGGATCTCAGCGACGGACTGCTCGTCCTGCTCATCGCGCCCGAATGCTTCATCCCGCTGCGCGAGCTCGGCGCCGGCTACCATGCGAGCGAGAACGGCCGTGAAGCCCGGGGGAGAGCCCAGGCACTGCTGTCGGAGACACAGCCGGCAGATGAGGCGACGACGGTGGAGACCGGCCCTGACACGGCCGGCCGGCCCGGTGATCAGCAGGTCCACTATGCCGACGGCACGCTCATCACCTGGTCGGGCACCATCGACACCCGGCCCGGAGTGACGACGATCAGCGGCCGGTCAGGGTCAGGCAAGACGACTGTGCTCAGTGCATTGGTCGGCAGTCTGCCTGCCGATGCGCACACCACCGTCGCGCCCGTGACCGCGGCCTATGTGCCGCAGGCCCCACGCATGTTCGCCGAGACCACCGGCACCGAACTGGCCCTCTTCGGGCTCGACGAGGACAGAGCGCGGACCGCCCTGTCGGCTGCCGGGCTGCCCACCGATCTGCAGGTGCAGACGGCGGCGCTCAGTCCCGGCCAGCAGCGACGACTGGCACTGGTGCGTGTGCTGCACCGCCTCGGTGAGGGGGCCGAGGTGCTCGTTCTCGACGAACCGACCGCGCACCTCGATGCCGACAATGCCGACATCGTCATCGCCATGATCGCCGAGGCGGCCGCCACCCACCGAGTGATCCTCGCCAGCCATGACGAACAGGTCCGCGCCCTGGCCGACACCGAGATCCGTCCGGAGAAGATCCGGACCGAGGCGGTCGGGATTGCGGATTCAGCGGCGTCGGCACCAACCGCGGCGGCGGATCAGGGCCGGGCTGACCCTGCCGAGGGTCCTGTCGCTGGGACGTGGGAGGAAGCCCCGGCGTCGGAGGCCCGGGCGGGCTCCGGAGACGAACCCCGCACTCGGTCCGTGACCGAGAGGCAGTCGGACGTCGAGAAGCAGCAGTCCGCGGGCGAGACCTGGACGTCGGCTCTGCGTCGTCGCTGGTCGATTCTGTACTCGAGCCTTCCGCTCTTCACCTCGACCATGCTGGTGGCAGCCCTCACCGCCTGCGCCTCCAGCCTCGCGGCCATCGCATTGACCGCGGTCTCCGCGTGGCTCATCGTCGAAGCCTCCTACCAGCCGCCGATCATGCTGCTCATGGTCGCCATCGTCGGTGTGCGGTTCTTCGGACTCAGTCGGTCCGTGCTGCTCTACGTCAGCCGACTCAGGCTCCACTCGGCGATCTTCTCCGCACTCACGCGACTCCGCACGCGGCTGTGGATGCACTTCGAACGCGTCGGCATGAGCGATCGGCGTCTGCTGACCTCGGACTCGGCGCTGCGTGCGATGGTCGCCGACGCCGATGACGTCCGCGACCTGGTGCCGCGGACCCTGTTCCCGCCGCTCGTCTCCGTCATGGTCGTCATCGGCGTGAGCATCACCGCGGCGCTCCTCGACTCGGGTTCGCTGGGCTGGTTCGTCCTCGTGGGCGCCCTCAACCTCGTCATCGTCCCGATCCTCGCCGTCCGGGCAGAGAGCCGCCTCGCATGCGGAATCCGGAACGACCGCAATGGGATCCTGTCCGTGCTCACGCGTGCTCTGCACGCGAAAGACGATCTGCGCACGAACCGGATCGACACCCGAGTCCTCGACCTGTTGGCCGGTCTGGAGAACGACCTCGAAGCGAAGCAGAAGGCCTCTGCCCGAAATTTCGGGCTCGCCCAACTGTGGCTGCAGCTGAACACGTTCGTCACCGCTGTGATCCTGGCAGCAACCACGGATGCTCCGACCGAGATCGTCGCCGTGCTCTCCCTCATGGCGCTGGGACTGGGCGAAGTGTTCGCCTCGGCGCTCGAGGCATTCCGTCAGATGCCCGGCCTGGGAGCGGCACTGGACTGCCTGCCGACGCCGGACATGTCGCCTGGTCGTGACTCCCACGGGGTGGGCTTCGACGCCGATGCGACGGCCCCTGCGGCTGAGGATTCGACGCGAGGTCCCAGCGACGCAACGGAGCTCGATGGTGTCCGATCACTCGAGTTCGACTCGATCACCGTGGGCTGGGACGACCGCCCCGTCGTCGCTGGACTCGACCTGAGAGCCGAACGCGGCGGCTGGACCGTGCTGTGCGGCGACAGCGGAACCGGCAAGACGACGAGCCTGAGTGTGCTGCTGCGGTTCCTCGACCCCTGGTCCGGCCGCTACAGTGCCCGTGACCGCAACGGCACCGGCCACGATATGCTCACACGCTCACCGGCAGACCTGGTCGGCCGAATCGCCTGGTGTCCTCAGGAAGCACATGTCTTCCGCTCCACCGTGCGCGGCAACCTCGCACTGGCCCAGCCGACGGTGCCCGGGGACGACGAGATGATCTCTGCGCTGAGAGCCGCAGGACTGAGCGACTGGGCCGATGCCGAGGGACTCGACCGGTGGGTCGGCGACCGAGGGGCGGAGATCTCCGGCGGTCAGAGACAGCGGTTGGCAGTGGCGCGAACCCTTCTGACCGGGGCTGATGTGATCGTCCTCGACGAACCGACGGCGCACCTGGACGATGAAACGGCACATCTGCTCATCGGCGACCTGCGGGGAAACCTGAACGACCGCACGGTCGTCATGGTCACCCACGACAGGCGCCTGATCACGGACGGCGACGAGGTCGTCGACCTCGGCACGCGCATTCCCGGCGCCGAGCATTCGGGGGTCTGA
- the sepH gene encoding septation protein SepH, whose protein sequence is MRELILNGVNADGTHLLLNDDNGLQYRVVLDEALIAAVRKDRTQSKPETPVRPKEIQAMIRGGMDAEEVVASTGADIEYVRTYEGPAKAERARTAYLASRHPIYSDHDPNGEPTPLIELCQERLAMRDVDIETMEWDSWKQQDGNWYIQLSFTAADRVRTASWHYYRRSLTPIDDEAKWLADSGPTDTGPIPNYGSGAERQKNTEEVDVLPRADQSSASIAADGPVRPTAGSAPSQQARDHQAETGRILENLRKRRHAEEEPRTRLRAVTEDPETHPQGAHTAPGQPEAATDDEVFAFEDSAPSPDEPLEPTEKVGVFDDENQLSLLNEPGVSDHSDQFQDSAPAKDSKPKSKKNSRASIPSWDEIMFGSKRD, encoded by the coding sequence ATGCGTGAACTGATCTTGAACGGAGTCAACGCAGACGGCACCCATCTGCTGTTGAACGACGATAACGGGCTTCAGTACCGAGTCGTCCTCGATGAGGCTCTCATCGCCGCGGTCCGTAAGGACCGCACCCAGTCCAAGCCCGAGACTCCCGTGCGCCCAAAAGAGATCCAAGCTATGATCCGCGGCGGCATGGACGCCGAGGAGGTCGTCGCCTCCACCGGTGCCGACATCGAATACGTGCGCACCTATGAAGGTCCGGCCAAGGCCGAACGCGCACGCACCGCCTACCTCGCCAGCCGACACCCCATCTATTCCGATCATGATCCCAATGGTGAGCCGACTCCGCTCATCGAGCTCTGTCAGGAACGTCTGGCGATGCGCGATGTCGACATCGAGACGATGGAGTGGGACTCCTGGAAACAGCAGGACGGCAACTGGTACATCCAGCTCAGCTTCACTGCCGCCGACCGTGTCCGCACCGCCAGCTGGCATTACTACCGCCGTTCCCTGACCCCGATCGACGATGAGGCGAAGTGGCTCGCCGATTCCGGTCCCACCGACACCGGCCCGATCCCGAATTACGGCAGCGGTGCCGAACGCCAGAAGAACACCGAGGAGGTCGACGTCCTCCCCCGCGCGGATCAGTCCTCCGCTTCGATCGCCGCGGACGGTCCGGTCCGGCCCACCGCCGGTTCGGCTCCTTCGCAGCAGGCCCGCGATCACCAGGCCGAGACCGGCAGGATCCTGGAGAACCTGCGCAAGCGCCGCCACGCCGAGGAGGAGCCGAGAACCCGTCTGCGTGCGGTCACCGAGGATCCCGAGACTCATCCGCAGGGTGCGCACACCGCTCCCGGACAGCCCGAAGCCGCCACCGACGACGAAGTCTTCGCGTTCGAGGATTCCGCTCCGTCTCCTGATGAGCCGCTGGAGCCGACCGAGAAGGTCGGTGTCTTCGACGATGAGAATCAGCTCTCGCTGCTCAATGAGCCCGGGGTGAGCGATCACTCCGATCAGTTCCAGGACTCGGCTCCGGCGAAGGATTCGAAGCCGAAGTCGAAGAAGAACTCGCGCGCCTCGATCCCGAGCTGGGACGAGATCATGTTCGGCTCGAAGCGGGACTGA